Below is a genomic region from bacterium.
TGCGCCTGGCCGTCCTGGGCCTGGCCGCCCTGATGCTGCTCGGCGGCTGCGGCTACATGCGCGTGATCCGCACCCGCGTCCCGCCGCCGAAGCGCCTGGACGACGGGCTGGTCCGCTTCTTCTACGAGGCGCCCCAGGCCAAGCACGTCAACCTCTGCGGCAACTGGGACGAGAACGACTGGTGCGGCACCCGCGGCACCGGCCGCTTCGACCACGAGCTCGGCGCCATGCAGGACGACGACGGCGACGGCGTCTGGGAGATCGAGATCCGCCTCGAGCCCGGCCGCTACGAGTACAAGTACGCCGTCGACTGGGGCATGCGCTGGGAGCAGGACCCGAGCAACCCTACCGGCAGGGACGACGGGTTCGGCGGGCAGAACTCGATTTTAATCCTGAAGTAACTCCATCGAGACGAGCGTGACAGGGGACGCGCTCCGGGCACCTCGTGTGCCC
It encodes:
- a CDS encoding glycogen-binding domain-containing protein, whose product is MSKHRRPRLLRPATLRLAVLGLAALMLLGGCGYMRVIRTRVPPPKRLDDGLVRFFYEAPQAKHVNLCGNWDENDWCGTRGTGRFDHELGAMQDDDGDGVWEIEIRLEPGRYEYKYAVDWGMRWEQDPSNPTGRDDGFGGQNSILILK